The Apium graveolens cultivar Ventura chromosome 3, ASM990537v1, whole genome shotgun sequence sequence TGAAATAAAGTAATTTGAACTGAGCTTTCTGTGTTGTGAATTTTGTGCTTCCAGATAGCTTTATGGGGTAGTTGAGGTGTAGGATTGATTTGAACCAGAGAATTGTTAGGAACATCCATGAAGATGAAGTTATCTGGGTTTGATGAGGTACCTTACCATAGTAGGAGCCTGAGAGGTACGAGTAATGTCGGTTATAATACGAATAAAGGCAACACAGACAAAGATAATCATAAGAATACTGGGCCTAGTCCATCTATTATAACTGTCACAAGGTTTATTTCCCGGGGCACAAGTGTACCCGACCCCGACGTTATCTCGTGGTGGGAGATGAGGAAGAAGACAACGAGCCGAAGCCGAAACAAAACAGGAGCAGCGAACCAGAAGATTAACAAGTATCTCTTCAGGCTTTCGTAGATTCAAAGTAGAAGGTTCAAAACAAAGAGTATTCAACTCCTTGATGATACCAGTCTACTCACAATTTTCTCTCTCAGTCCCTTGTCAAACAGCTACGACTCAAATCACAAGCCAGTAAAAAATGAACATACAGCTAGCGAATGGCACCAACACTCAATGTGGAGTTAAATTGGAGAACTTAAACTACGACCTTTAACTCCGCCATGTACGTGATTTCGTTGGGAGTTTTGAAGCTGTACCTGGTATCCAATGGTTGACTCAAGTAAACCCAGTTAGCATCAGACTTCAGGAAACATGAGTGATCAATTCATTGGCAGGGTGACAAGCTGCAATTGTGACAAGCTGCAATTGTGACAAGCCAGCTACACTTCTCCTGACTTTCAAGTAGTCATAGATAACAAGTCATCAAGCCACAAAAGGAACAAGTGTGTTTCCTGGTGCAATTAACAGCAGTAGAGGCTCAACAACTCTCTCATCATGTTCCCTCTTCTGTTCGGCAGATGATCGATGCGTACAAGACAGTTTCCAAGCCCTTAAATCCTAACCTGCTTACTAAGGAAGATCACCTTTTACCCATAATGGAGGGAAGCAGGCATGCACATATGACCCCTACAAATGCCCATATTTCTGACGCCTGGAAATTGAGAGACAAGGCACAATCACTTACATATCAAATGGAGCAAGTGTGCTTTCACGGGGATATACAATTTTATTATCAAAAGAATTCGACAAACATTTATAACCAAACTTTAACAATTTCTGCAAGTATTCACAACCTATTCTGTTCTTATCATTAACTATCTAACAATTTCTGTAGAACTAAAAATATTATCATGTCAAAAAGCTCGAAAGGCAAAAATATAGATATTTGTTATCTCAAGATGACAACTGACAATAGAACCCAAATAAATGTGTTAAATGGTTTCATATTGTCAGATATTACAACCCCGACATATATAATATTGAAAAAAGCTTGAACTAGGTGGTGCTCCTCCACAGCCCCTCTTCCAGAACTCTACAATTCTTGTGACCAGAATATTAGCACATAACTCAGCGGGTAAATGGTGGGGgcaaaaacaaaaaggaaatgaaATTCTGCATTAGAACACAATCCTAGCAACTTGGTCATAATAAAAACTCAATGTTGAACATCACCATCAtcttaaaaaaaacaaaaaaacaaagtGCGTAAAGATGAATAAATGTCACAAAGATGAATAATTCACATTTTGGACCTCAATCATGAGCATAAAGATCACAAACAATGAAAAAACATTTTAATATCTGCCTACAAGCTTAAAAACATTTTTATATTGGCACATCATCACGTTCTGCTAAAATGTTCACCGCTTTCTTCCAAAAGTAAATAGTCTCCCGCCTCAAAAACTTCAATGACTTAGAAATGAGAGTCGGATTGTGCATATTGCATAGGTTTATAAAGTGACCAATTTTGCCCAAAACTTGTGCAATCTGCTAGACTCTGAAATTTCATATAAGATTTGTGGCATctcttttaaaatttttaaaataagatGCATAATATTTAAAAGATAATAAGATTTTTTTTGACACATTGTAAACTTAAATCTTAAACTCTAAACCTAAAATGCCTAAAGCTAAACAGGAATCCCTAAATACTAAGTTTTGAAGCCATAATAGGGTGAAGGAGATGTATAACAATTTCTATATAATTTTTATAAGAATAACGATTGTTGGGGTTGATGGTTAAAATTTAAGATTAAATACGGATTCCATGTTTGGGTAACTAATAATACGCATTTTCAGATGGGGAATCATACACTACAATACCATAATACGCATACTGATTCTGGGTATTGGATCTTGGATATTGCTGGATATGCATAAATGGTCGGGATATCCACATTTATACATAAACATTCCAAAACTATAGCCCTGTCACTTTTTCCCCAATTCGAACTTGATACTTCACTCGCACCTATGAAGGTTATACCAGTGCCGTAAGGATTGGAGTGGAGCACATCCTGAGAATCAATATATGTACGGGTGGATGTGCCATGGATCAGGTAAAAAATTTCCAGGCCTGGTTAAAACGATGCATTTGCTGTGGGGTATCGAGTATGTAATATGCATATGATGTCTGGGTAATGCAAACGTTAAAAATCATCAACCCAGCCGAGATATGGTAATATTGTTTTGTTAGATTTAAAACTCGGTAATCTTGACACTGTTTCgccataatatatatatatatatatatatatatatatatataatttttaaatcttAAAACCTGAAAGCCATAAAGAAAATCTTAAACCCTGGAATCCTGAATCATATGACTAAGAGCAACTCCAACCGAGTAAGCCTGTTAGCTATATAGTCCAGTTGACATGAAAACAGGAGCACATATACATAATCTCCAAAAATAATCTGGCTCCAACGGGTTCAACCTGTTAGCCATAATTATAGAGGATGGGAATTGAGTCGCCAGATTTGTTGATTCCTTGCAGGTCTTCTATATGACTATATCCACCTTTCTCCTGTCCACGTCATCTAATACACTCAAGGCCCAAGTCCCACCACATTTACCAAAAGTATTCCTAAgcactttatttatttatttagcaaagttatttattaaaattattttattaaactACAAAATGAAAAATTCATAAAAAACAAATAAATTCATATCACTACCTCgaattaaatttaaatataatatataatataaaatatatattttaatattttcatGTCACTATCTCGAATtgaatttaaatataatataaaatatatattttaatatttaactAATAATTAATACCATTAAATACATATTTAAAATATGATGATTAAAAATAGCTATTCATTATTATAACTCATTATTTCATAAGTTACAAGTTTGATTTTGTGTATAAGTTACACAATCCGACTTATTCAGTACATTACATTCAATTTATCAGTAGATTGAATTCAATATACCATTATTATGCTCATGAAAATTCAATGTACCAGTAGATTGAAATCAATGTACCAGTAGATTGAATTCAATGTACCACTAGATTGAGTTCAATGTAGCATCATTTTGTCTATAAGTTACACAATCCTACTTATGTCTTAATATAGCCGTTGAAATATAACCGTTTGaatttgaaaataatattaaaatactGTTTTTGAAATATAGCTAACCATTATAGCTAACACTATTGGAGTACAACATCTTACAGGTTCAGCAAATTTTAGCTAACCATTATTTTACAATATTTTAGCTAACCATTATAGCTATCCCCCTTGGAGATGCTCTAACTTCTTgactttattttaaaatctttaaaataattaaataaaaatatgaagATACTTCATTGAAACATCCTGACACCCAAAATCATATAGATCATATAGACCACAATGTAACTGCATTGTTATATATTAGTCCTAATGAATCTTCAATGCAAAAGGCCTTTATGTGTAGCAGGTGTAGAATCTCTTAATTGGCCGTAAAATCTATAGAGCTAAAAGCAAGAAAAAGTATTGTACCTTGATGTTACATAATACAGAGTGGTGAACCAGGCCTCCATTAAACACATGACCACACCTCATGACCACACCTCTAACTTAGAGCATGGTAAAATTCATCAGGAGCTTGTCAGGTACTTGAAGCTCCACTAGGTACAAGAAATCAGAAGACGAGGTTTGAGAGTTAACTAGATGATGCAGGACAAGATTGTAAAAACAATGATGCATTAAACAAAAACAGTTGTACAATAATAAACAATGAATTATACGATTCccaataataaataatcaatattATCCTCAAGAAAAATGTTTAATCAAAGCTTAGTAATAATGTGGGGGATTACATCACTTATATAACTATAAAAACCCTAGTATTAAACCTAATCGACTAAGGTCCATAAACATTTGAGCTTTATTATAAATAGACTACTTATTTAATAAACTCATAACCCTGCATATTAAACATATAGATAAATACATCATGTATCTTACACTAACTAAATATAAACTAATTAATAACATATAAATTAATTCTTTATTTCAGTTCCTCATCATTCTCCCTTTGTTGGAGAAAACTTGGCTATAAATTTTGTAAAAGTCAAAAATCACACAAGGATGATATGGAACCAAGATGAACTTCATGCTCTTCTTCTGGAAAAATGGTTGAGGTGCAAAGAACTCTGAAAATTGCAAGCAAGCGAAGGTAGCTTAGGCAAGTACTCCTGAAGAATAATGAAGTCGATGTGCTCAACCTCAATAATATCATAAACCACCTTTTCTTGAAGACTTGAACTGAAAATTACTCCACATGAGATTTTGCATCAGAAACATCTTAATTAACATTTTCCATGCAACTCAAAAAATTTGACACTATCACATCATCCTCATTCAATGGCTTATACATATATGTATCTTCAACGTACTCAACTTCTATTTCCCCTTTGATTATTTTCTCATTTTCCAAATGTACAAGATGTTTAACCTGAGATGTGAGAGTCTAAAGAGGCCTATGTCGTTGCACCTTTGCACGTATGTAACTTTCGTCTGCAAATTTGCACCTTTCTTTGCTCAACTCAATTTTCGTACCCCTTTTCCACTCTTTTAAGTttattatattgattatttaactCCTTTACCATAAGTTATATCGAAGTAACCAACGGACACGATGACAAACATAGACTTCGTAATAGAACTCATCATGTTCACGATCAAGACAATATATATTATCTTCCACAATTTTTAATTTGCTGTTTGATGTATGCCACATGTCTTGAAACATAAAACAAATGCAAATTCACTTAAGTTTAGGGGCTGAGCAATAAGTATTTTGAAGTTTAGGAGCTGATCTTAATATTCTGCAAAGTTCAGGGGCTGTTATGCAGTTTTTACAACTTCACGGAATGGATTAATCTTTCTGTAAACTCTCGGAGTACTAAACTGCAGTTTATGAATAATGTATATAGCAGTGGGTTTCCAGGTGACAAAACGTTGGAGTTTTGATGGGCTGGGTTTTGTGGTAATGATTGGGCTGTTAAATTACTGGGCATCTAATACATATGAGTTATTAGGGTATAAACACATAATCAGAAGATATACATACACGGAAAATATGTCTAGTACTAGCCTCGCAAAACAGAAACTAATAATGAAGCTCCAGTTGAAAGGTCAGCCAATATAATTTTGTTCTTCACTTCCCCAATCTGTGTCTTCTCATCTTGTTGATGATTAAACTCCAACCAGTTGTGATGATTTGCAATTTGTGGTGCTGGATTGATATGCAATTAGGATTTCTGAATTGGGCATTAGGGTTTGTATTCGCATCGGATTGGGTATGTGATTAGGGTTCAAAATTTGGGGATTTAGGGTTATGATTGGTTTATTACGACCATGCTCTGGTGGCTTTTCCAGTGGGATTTGATAGTTTGAAGTTGGGAAGAGGGGGTGGTAGAGAGATGGCAGCGGTGTGAAAATCCAGCAATTTGATGAAACAATGAAGTATTAAACAAAAACGGTAATAAGATAATAAGCAATGAATTATACGATTAtgaaaataaataatcaatattAATCCCAAGAAAAATGTATAATCAAAGGTTAATAAAATTGTGGGGGATTACATCACTTATATAAACTATAAAACCTTAGTATTAAACCTAATGCATTAAGACCCATGAACAATTGGGCCTTATTATAGATaaactatttatttaataaactccTAACCCCACCTATTAAACACAGGGATAAATACATCATGTATCTTTACACTAACTAAATACAATATAAACTTATTCATAACATATAAATCAATTCTTTATTTCCGTTCCTCATCACTAGAAAGCATATAAAACTATCCTAGCAGTTGTTATTACATGGTCACAACCAACATAAATAGCACTGGCATTAAGAGCATCATCAAGTAGGTGAATTTTTACTTCATGAATTCATCTTGGAACCTGGACTATCATGTAATAGCTTAAAAATATGAAGAACTAGCATGGTTGTTGTTCAAATTTTTAACAAAAGCATTCAGAACAGATAATTAAATGACTATAAAGCTCATTTACCTCTTCTTTAAAGACCGTGAAGTTTATACAATGAGCTACATATTATataacataaacataaaataTTGCAAGTACACCAAGACCAAACTTACTTGGTCATGTCTTTGTCTTGTATTGCCAGAAACTGCCTAGCAACATCTATTAACAGCAGCCTGGGCCATCAGAACACTTGAATGAAGCTCTACATACAGTAATGCAAACTTATGTGTCATGGGCAACTATCGCTACAAACAGCTGAATGCCTTAAGATTGAAGCAACCTCTAATATATTAGCAGCCATTAGTACATCAAACAAAGCAGGGGCAGTAGTGACTGATAAGGTGTCGCTGTACATAAATTTTAGGAGCTTCAGTTGGGCAGCTTCTTCTGCTCCATTCAAATGAGAAAAGGAAGTCGTGGGATGATATAGAATGAATAAATGACTCTTGTAAAAAGATACAGAGCAGCAATGTAAATCATGTGACAGAAAAGATGCTCATCCAGGTCATATAATAACATGTCcatcaaaataatttaaagaGATCCAACTACTGGTGGCGCGCATAATTAACATAAGCTTCCAATAGACCAGTGCTACACTTTTAAATTATGAACTAAGTCCTTACATGTGGGAAACTGAAACCACAAACCTTATTTAAGATAGTAATTTGTAATATACATATCACTGCTTGGACTCTGGTTAATATCACATAACCAATAGCCCAGAGTATCTTGTATAAACATTAGAAGTTAAACATACATCTTCAGAAATAAAATACAGTATAGAATACCCTCAATTCAGTTCAAATGTTGAATGAAACACGTATTTAACCAATAGCCGCGAGTACACGGTATTCATATTATTAATTGAACATATGCCTGGGAATTAAATGTTTATTTCAGATTCACGACAGAAAATTACACGACGACTAGCATATATCAAAATAAATCACAACAAAATATCTAAACTACATCGCCAATTACATTTTGCTACTACATGAAtatacaattttaaaaaaaaaactaaagAAAAACAAATAACAGAGCAAAGCAAAATACTGTTTAGTACCTCAATGTATTACAATCCAAATCAAAGCTAAATATGTAGTGAACTTGAAGtaataattcataaatatcaACAGTTACGATCAATTATGAAAGATGTACTATAGTTACAATTATAACTACGGATTTATACATACAATGACGTTTATTTGaaaattaaaatagaatttcaGGAATAGTACTGCACTGTGTTGTAATGGTAGTTTAATAAGGGTAGTAATGTCATTTCCTTTCCAAAAGTTAGTTACAGGAGTTGGAGCCTATAAATAGTGTTGTGCATCTTGTAGTTGAGATTATGCATTACAAATATATGAAAATGGAACCTGTTCCACAATTCTCTCTCTCCTTTCTCTAGGGTTTCTCTCTCTAGATATATCTCTTCGTCTTCTTCTTCAAGTTTCTATCTGATTATATCTCTCTCTACAAGTCCGACTCTATCTCTCTATTGCTGCCTCTAATCTGCTGTTTCTCTCTGTTTCTTTGCTCTATCTACCTGTATATTTCTCTAAAACCACAAAAACTACAAAAATACATTGAAACTACCTCAAGAACCACTAATTTCTGACAAATTAAGGCTTAATGACCTTTTAAGCCTTAAGGTTTGGTCCAATATACTTATCAGCCCCACTAGTTCAAAATCGTTCCTTTTTGTACCTGAGAACGTCTTTTTACCCTTTGACCGGGAAAAAAATGGTGTAAACAGGCCTGTCCAAGGGTAAAAAGATACATTTTCAGTACTTCAGAGGAAGGTACGGTTTTGAAGTACATGTTTAATGGATATATTGGTGTAAACCTTAAGGTTAAAAAGGTTATTAAGCCACAAATTAATTTCATGAATAGTAGTGCTTTATTATTGTAATGGTAGAAATGAAATGGAACATCTTGGATTATTTTCTCTGCAATAATCTACTTAATATAAGTGCACTACTATTCCTGACATTGATTAACGGTGGCTCACACGCATATTATTATTCAGAATAAAATTGAACATCTTTGAtaaagtaatattaaattaattagcAAAAGCAATAGAACACTACAAATGCATTAAGACGAATCTGAAATTAAGAAGTTGAATAGATTATCAAAGCATTACAACACTGCAGCAGTTCTCCAGCTTAAGCCAAACAATTCTGTCCAACCAGCAGAAATTTCAAACTGAGACTAGAGCAGTGGTCCAAGATCTCTTCCTAGGTATAATAAATCATTGCATTCGTTGTTATTAATATTCTCCTCCTTCTGGATGGGTTCCATTCCATCAAGACAAGCAAGGCTCTCGACATGGTAATAGGTTTCATCCCAGCGTGGCCTTAAAGCATCCATTCCAATAGTGTGGCAAAGGCTATCAGTTTGGAGGTTATATAAGAAAGAGCGCCTAGGATCATCATAGTTTCATCCAACAACTATAATCTTACCGGCATCCTGAAAACACCGAAGTATGCACATATTTGTACTTTGCAAACTAGTTGGAGCAGAAGTACATAAATTAATCCAATTAGCACCATGACTCTTTTCATCCAGGGCATAAACACGAAACATTTTTACGTTTGAATTCTCATAAATTAGGACAGCAAGTGAATCCATGAAATTAAAAGGATGCACAGTAGTGTTCTCATTGGTGACAATCTGTGGATACGAAATCTCCTTATACAAGCCAGTGTGAGGATCAACTGTGGCAATAACATTACTTTGAAATCGACGACACGGATAATCAAAATCCTGGTAATTCCTCGACCAGTATGGGATACCCTTGACAATAACACTACAATTAGGTTGGGTGGTAAAATACGGAAAGGGAGAAGAGGTAGCAGCGTCTAACCATGAATCCTGGTTAACAGAGTACATCTCAATGCGAGAGGAGGGCTCCTGAGCATCGGTTACAACAGAAACAAGCCTAATGATCCTGTAATCATTAGTCAAGTAATCAAAAGCTAATCCAACCGACGAAAACCCACCATCCAATTTTTTTATGGGGGAATTGGTTTCCTTCCAGCGATTAATCGCAGGATTCCATAAAGCGAGGAAACGATTAATCGATTTACAGAACGTGGAAACACAGACAATGCCGTTAATTGAACAACCAATTCTTTGAAAAAGTCAGGAAAGTTATTACGTAAATAAAAATAATCAAGTCTCCGAGAGCCCATTGAATTGATATCGACAAGTGTGTGGGGTGGTGATTGAGGCGAAACAAAGATAGAGACTTACGACGCAAGCGCTGGCAAAAAGCAATCAAGAGGAAGCTGGTGGCGTTGTTTTTGTTGCGTTCGAAGTGTTTTGACGCAAATTGGGGGTGCGTGATGAGAGCGTTCCATGACTTGCAAACGCGCCTTATATCCCACACGTACCCTGCTGGTATTTTCATCAGTATCTCCTCTATCATCTCCTCCGGCAAAACCATCGTAGATTTACGAATTGATTTCATTGAGAGCTCATATTCAAACCTTTTAACTGGGCTATGCTTCAATTATTTATAGACATCTTGTTCTTTTCTCCTTATCCTATTAGGTTTGTTTAACAAGATTACGCGCCCGTTTTGGAAATCTTAAAATATAAGTAAGTTATCACTAAAATTAATAAGTAACTAAtaaatgataaataaataaatacttataagtta is a genomic window containing:
- the LOC141711364 gene encoding uncharacterized protein LOC141711364; its protein translation is MERSHHAPPICVKTLRTQQKQRHQLPLDCFLPALASIIRLVSVVTDAQEPSSRIEMYSVNQDSWLDAATSSPFPYFTTQPNCSVIVKGIPYWSRNYQDFDYPCRRFQSNVIATVDPHTGLYKEISYPQIVTNENTTVHPFNFMDSLAVLIYENSNVKMFRVYALDEKSHGANWINLCTSAPTSLQSTNMCILRCFQDAGKIIVVG